In the genome of Raphanus sativus cultivar WK10039 chromosome 4, ASM80110v3, whole genome shotgun sequence, one region contains:
- the LOC108851596 gene encoding 40S ribosomal protein S27-2, which yields MVLQNDIDLLNPPAELEKRKHKLKRLVQSPNSFFMDVKCQGCFNITTVFSHSQTVVVCGNCQTVLCQPTGGKARLTEGCSFRKK from the exons ATG gTTCTCCAAAATGACATCGACCTCCTCAACCCTCCAGCTGAGCTGGAGAAGAGAAAGCACAAGCTCAAGCGTCTTGTGCAATCTCCCAACTCTTTCTTCATG GACGTCAAGTGCCAGGGATGCTTCAACAT AACAACTGTGTTCAGCCACTCTCAAACAGTTGTAGTATGTGGAAACTGTCAGACTGTTCTGTGCCAGCCCACCGGTGGTAAAGCAAGGCTCACTGAGGGTTGCTCTTTCAGGAAAAAGTGA
- the LOC108853640 gene encoding LOW QUALITY PROTEIN: uncharacterized protein LOC108853640 (The sequence of the model RefSeq protein was modified relative to this genomic sequence to represent the inferred CDS: substituted 1 base at 1 genomic stop codon), with amino-acid sequence MVMDATNHDAVINYTTNWTLAGGSLTDSVSFESSFSTTTANHESDDGNGIIPVAKSPLLLLPPVPNGDPCEITITFAQEYEVRQVYIRSSARVYEVYYNKKKRDDREYLCTVRCGVAVREEEEEDEEASKNGVEPGEDDDPMAKKVKANGKGQTKEDDWVEVKSYLSILLFMXIIGVNGGNDFQDLYEATAEIDDAEPCVSITLRLLSLQDKRCALVDEVYVFADPVDPSESEKEETGETGNSSSSAFMAMFMPALLQMSRGKDVRKEHDRQVFGQSNSRNPASLGDSSGSDKTVNEIQQEPDFASADQKGVDLPVLANTLAKHADATRVPEAEIKRDVSCSNVETILHQLVNKVSRLETILTSFEDRMLKPICSIDARLQLVEEKLEELGKKSFESELLDQTKVPNLGSQGSDTDKTSETDQLDGLNKNTDNPQLASCATTVVPDSASIDKGEDYAVVQPKNKPDDILTKFVEPRNENNSISGEVISAESEISKEEVSHSLGEGSLEENPKRSVSINDALASALTGLLSSTSITDGKFSQALVVRAPDFSDEDDMETEEEPQTDSHPDKSQVAAEELGNTSSASESPTSPRKEPGITLCNEEGSQEMINDVPETLGDTVGGYADGETVVGVSDYGLDGDAVTSSAKADHYSESEKYSYERRNPDSLDHELASSNVTTKESEEEPETGDVLKSVLGFQPNTSSVDFLAPVLDVKFNSERKVSDSMCLFESLFTEGSKTVVVDCDNGGFGDDNLVSVEDGEELKGPPTDTLSSLEMDYYETNEMYLQLNAEISTASLI; translated from the exons ATGGTGATGGATGCGACCAACCACGACGCCGTTATCAATTACACTACAAACTGGACTCTCGCGGGCGGTTCCCTCACAGACTCCGTCTCCTTCGAGTCATCCTTCTCGACTACCACCGCAAACCACGAATCCGACGACGGAAACGGAATCATCCCCGTGGCCAAGTCACCGCTGCTTCTGCTCCCTCCGGTTCCTAACGGAGATCCTTGTGAAATCACCA TTACGTTTGCACAAGAATATGAAGTAAGGCAAGTCTATATCCGAAGTAGTGCACGTGTATACGAAGTTTATTACAACAAAAAGAAGCGAGATGATAGAGAATACCTCTGTACAGTTCGATGTGGCGTTGCagtgagagaagaagaagaagaagatgaagaagcttCTAAGAATGGAGTGGAACCGGGTGAGGATGATGATCCGATGGCGAAGAAGGTCAAAGCTAATGGGAAAGGACAGACCAAGGAAGATGACTGGGTTGAAGTGAAATCA TATCTCTCTATACTACTTTTTATGTAAATAATTGGTGTTAATGGGGGAAATGATTTTCAGGATCTTTATGAAGCAACTGCAGAGATCGATGATGCAGAGCCTTGTGTTTCCATTACACTCCGTCTTCTCTCGCTTCAGGATAAAAGATGTGCGCTTGTTGATGAAGTTTATGTTTTTGCTGATCCTGTTGATCCGAGTGAGTCAGAGAAGGAAGAAACAGGTGAAACAGGAAACTCATCCAGTAGTGCGTTTATGGCTATGTTTATGCCCGCTCTCTTACAGATGTCCCGAGGAAAAGATGTCAGAAAAGAGCATGACAGACAAGTTTTCGGACAGTCCAACAGCAGGAATCCAGCTAGTTTAGGAGATTCGAGTGGATCAGATAAGACTGTGAATGAGATTCAGCAGGAGCCAGATTTCGCTAGCGCTGATCAGAAAGGAGTGGACTTACCAGTTTTAGCCAATACGCTTGCAAAGCATGCTGATGCAACACGAGTACCTGAAGCAGAAATCAAACGTGATGTATCTTGCAGTAATGTGGAAACTATACTCCATCAGCTTGTGAACAAGGTAAGCAGGTTAGAAACTATCTTGACAAGTTTTGAAGATCGGATGTTGAAACCTATCTGTAGTATTGACGCAAGGCTCCAGCTAGTAGAGGAGAAACTTGAAGAGCTAGGCAAGAAGTCATTTGAATCTGAATTGCTTGATCAAACAAAAGTACCCAATCTGGGCTCTCAGGGCAGTGATACAGATAAAACTTCTGAAACCGATCAGTTGGATGGATTGAACAAAAACACAGATAATCCACAATTGGCTTCTTGTGCTACAACAGTTGTTCCTGACTCCGCTAGTATAGACAAGGGTGAAGATTATGCTGTTGTACAGCCGAAGAACAAACCGGATGATATTCTTACAAAGTTCGTAGAACCGAGGAATGAAAATAACTCAATCTCAGGAGAGGTGATTTCTGCTGAATCTGAGATCAGTAAAGAGGAGGTTAGTCATTCTCTTGGGGAAGGATCTTTGGAAGAGAATCCAAAACGTTCAGTGTCTATAAATGATGCTTTGGCATCTGCACTTACTGGATTGTTGTCTTCAACTTCAATCACGGACGGAAAATTCAGCCAAGCCCTCGTAGTAAGAGCCCCTGATTTTTCAGATGAAGATGACATGGAGACGGAAGAGGAACCTCAGACTGATTCCCATCCAGACAAAAGCCAAGTTGCAGCAGAGGAGTTGGGAAACACATCCTCTGCCTCGGAGAGCCCAACTTCTCCACGGAAAGAGCCTGGGATTACTCTTTGTAATGAAGAAGGTTCTCAGGAAATGATTAATGATGTTCCTGAAACACTGGGTGATACTGTGGGAGGTTATGCAGATGGTGAGACTGTGGTTGGCGTCAGTGACTATGGGTTAGATGGAGATGCAGTGACATCAAGCGCAAAAGCTGATCATTATTCAGAGAGCGAGAAATATAGTTATGAGCGCAGGAATCCCGATTCCTTGGATCACGAGCTCGCGAGTTCAAATGTAACTACTAAAgaatctgaagaagaacctgAAACGGGTGATGTTTTGAAGAGTGTTCTCGGTTTTCAACCTAATACCTCTTCGGTCGACTTCCTAGCTCCTGTTCTGGATGTGAAGTTTAATTCAGAGAGAAAAGTCTCAGACAGCATGTGTCTCTTTGAGTCACTCTTCACGGAAGGATCTAAGACTGTTGTAGTAGACTGCGACAACGGAGGTTTTGGTGATGATAACTTGGTTTCAGTggaagatggagaagaactaAAAGGCCCACCAACAGATACCCTTTCGTCTCTGGAGATGGATTACTATGAGACGAACGAGATGTATCTACAGTTGAATGCTGAGATATCAACAGCAAGTCTGATATGA
- the LOC108849631 gene encoding uncharacterized protein LOC108849631, translating into MTVSDAYRPPLFSIAPMMGWTDNHYRTLARMISKHAWLYTEMLAAETIVYQEDNLDSFLEYSPDQHPIVLQIGGRNLDNLAKATKLANAYGYDEINFNCGCPSPKVSGRGCFGAVHMLNPKFVGEAMSVIAANTNATVTVKCRIGVDDHDSYNELCDFIHIVSSLSPTKHFIIHSRKALLSGLSPADNRRIPPLKYEYFFALLRDFPDLKFTINGGINSVVEADAALRSGAHGVMLGRAAYYNPWHILGHVDTLIYGSPSSGITRRQVLEKYQVYGESVLGKYGKRGPNLRDIVRPLINLFHSEIGNGQWKRRTDAALLHCTTMKSFLDEVLPSIPDFVLDSSVVREVTGREDLFADVRRLLPPPYQRESPKELAGPVIEE; encoded by the exons ATGACAGTTTCAGATGCTTATCGTCCTCCTCTGTTCAG TATTGCCCCGATGATGGGATGGACTGATAATCATTACAGAACCCTAGCACGTATGATATCAAAACACGCATGGCTCTACACGGAAATGTTAGCAGCTGAAACTATTGTCTACCAAGAAGACAACCTG GACAGCTTTTTGGAGTATTCTCCAGACCAGCATCCCATTGTTCTTCAAATTGGTGGAAGAAACTTGGACAACTTGGCTAAAGCAACCAAGCTGGCTAATGCTTACGGCTATGATGAAATTAATTTCAA CTGTGGATGTCCAAGCCCAAAAGTAAGTGGACGGGGATGTTTTGGTGCTGTTCATATGCTTAACCCGAAGTTTGTTGGTGAGGCTATGTCTGTCATTGCTGCCAATACCAATGCAACTGTCACCGTTAAATGTCGAATAGGGGTTGATGATCACGATTCATATAATGAGCTTT GTGATTTCATTCATATAGTTTCTTCATTATCTCCTACTAAACATTTCATCATACATTCACGAAAGGCGTTATTGTCTGGACTTAGCCCAGCAGATAATCGTCGAATTCCTCCCTTAAA ATACGAGTATTTCTTTGCCCTATTGCGTGATTTCCCAGACTTGAAGTTCACAATAAATGGAGGCATAAACTCTGTGGTTGAG GCAGATGCAGCATTGAGGTCTGGAGCTCATGGCGTTATGCTTGGGCGGGCCGCATACTACAA TCCCTGGCACATTTTGGGACACGTCGATACTTTAATATATGGATCTCCAAGCAGTGGGATTACAAGGCGACAG GTTCTTGAAAAGTATCAAGTCTATGGGGAGTCAGTTCTCGGGAAATATGGAAAACGCGGACCAAATCTTCGTGACATAGTGAGG CCATTGATCAATTTGTTCCACTCAGAGATTGGAAATGGCCAGTGGAAACGTAGAACCGATGCTGCTCTCTTGCATTGCACC ACAATGAAATCATTCTTGGACGAGGTGTTACCGTCAATACCAGACTTTGTCCTGGATTCATCTGTTGTCAGAGAGGTTACTGGGCGTGAAGATCTCTTTGCGGACGTACGACGTTTGTTACCTCCACCTTACCAAAGAGAATCACCCAAAGAGCTAGCAGGACCTGTTATTGAGGAATGA